The DNA region GTGTAACTATAACTTACAAACTAATTCTTCAAGTCTATGCATGATGGTTCTGTCACTTTCTCATTTATAAAACTCCCCTCAAGGATCCCTCAAGGAACCCACAATACGGATAGAGGCTCTGATGATATAAATACATCAACGCCTCGAGTCAAAGTCCGCCGACCATTGATGCATTATAGTTGGCAACGCGCCTTACAATTATAGTGTAGATTGTGTATCTAAGTGGGGAACTTTATCATCCAAAAATCTAGTTAGTTTTTCTCCTGTCACAGTCGGTGGTTCTTGTCCGTTTCTCTTCCCCTACTTGTTTCCattcttctctcttctttcttccgTATCGTGTTTTTCGCAGACAGTTATTACCTATTCACCGGACCAACAACCTTGATTCGCGATGTCTGCTCgttgcccccccccccccaataGAGCATTTGAGCGTGCAGGCTAACGAAGAAAGTGCGGAGCTGTTTGCCTACCAACGATCTAGTCGAAAACCCCAATGGAAACACAACCGCGAGAATTACCATGATCGTTGGTCTGTTCCTTCCCTTCTCGAGAACCGAACAGCGCCAAAACGACCGTGCCAAAATCCACAAGAATCGAAGGCATACAGAATGCGTCACAAAACCTGGAGGCGTGGGGTTCATCAATGCTGTGTTGCAAAGCTACCTGGAGAACCCCTTCTACATGCTCCCTGACACTGTGATCTTCAGAATCATGAGTCGTTAGACATAGTCAGCCTTGAGTGTCTTCGCCGGGCCGGTCGGTTATTTCTTCAATTGTTCGAGAAATGCGACTTTTTACCAGCGAATTACATATCGGTGAATTATCCATGGGCCAAATTTCGCCGATATCTCACATCTCAACAACGGACTACTCTCACGTTCTTGTTAGCGAGAGACTTATACTGTACTGATTGCTATGCCACGAAGCTCGCCAGGAATTGGGCCCAGAGAGTTCACTATTTGACCAAGGTGTACTTGCACTGCTCGGACTGCAAGCTCGACCATCCAGTATGCCTGTTCCTCCCATTTGAGCGCTCCAAGGGCAGGGACAGCCGTCTCTGTGTTGGGCATACGGGTTTTATCCGATTGTGCTCGCACACGGTTTTTCATTGGTCTGATGTCCAAAGGGTGTCGTCTACCAGGTTCTCATGGGAAAGGCTCAAGTGCAAGGGCGTGAATGACGAGACGGTGGTAATGTGTCGCGACAAAGACCACATGCAATCAtgccaacagcaaccaaatGGATGGTCGTTTCCGTTTTTGTGGTTTGGAAAAAGTTGGCAGGAAGGTACATTTCCTCTGCACCCCCGTGTACCCATACACAAGAGGCAAGGCATATCCAATCACGCAAGGACCGAGATAGGCCAGAAGCTTATACTGTACATATCTTGGATGGCACACGTTGATTTGAGCCCTAATAATCACAGCCTCACGCCCGAAATGTTGGGCGAGAACCTTGCTAAACTCCGAGAGCGGCAAGCAGGTTTTACGTTTCCCGAGGCAGAGCCTGGACGACTCACCGAGACAATGCTCTTTGACCTCAACCGTTGCGATTGCCTGCGTTACACACAACTAGATCGGCTTGGTGGAACATGGCATCGTGCTCAGACACCGCTGCAGACAACTCTTCGGTCACTAGCTAAAAGCTGTTTGTTTGGGAAACATTGCCAACGCCTTGGCCCGCTGACAAAAGCCCAAGTACACAGCACTGTCAGAACAAACCGACCCGAGGACAAAGGCAAGCATGCAGAAAAGACTTTGTCAAACAAGCGCACGTCATGACCGTGGGTATATCGAAACCGGGCACCGAGGATACAGCTCCGTTCTGCATGGATCGAACAATAGCTCTACCATGGTAGGTCCTAGCATGATATTTGACCTAGAAATTCCACAATGCCTTAGATTGTTAATCGGTACCTAATATTGATATTATCAGCCGTGGTGGCGGGCTGTGTCTACAGATCAACTTTACACGAATCGTGGACCTGGCATCGGGACCAGATGACAGCGTCGCTAAGATGAACAGGGCTTGGTTTCAGGCCCTTGACCCCCAGTCTTTTTGGGACGATGCCAAgaagggtgatgatggccagAATCAGGATTATGGTGATGACAGTGACACCCAAAACTACGCGGACGGGTATGACGATGGGTATTGGGTGTATTGGGGTAAGGAGAAGACAATGTCAATGCCACTGCCTCTCAGTTTGATGTTTGAGAGATTCGTTTAAACCGCTTTATAACCAAAATGCACATAAAAGTACGTCTTGTATAAAGGGGGTGACAGACGGGGGATGGCGAGAGGAGGTGGTAACAGAAAGGACTCTCTAAGCTTGGTAATGGTTTCCATGGCAACGCAAAGGGGCTATCGTGCAGGGACTCAATAAAGGGTTAGGGCTGTGCGCGGAGTACAGAAATTCCCATTATGGCCGTTCTGAGTGCTGAACCATTTCCCGGATGCTTTAGAGAAAAGTTGGATATCTTGAAGATAGGAAGTAAATAGTGTGGTCTATAGCCAGTACATTCCTTCTACTGGCTGTTACTGAAAAGGTCAGCCCGTTGCCAGTGTCGATATCTCATGTATTGCGCTTGTTAGTTTGCTTCTTTCCTCAGGCGCCTGCTTCCTGCCCTGGATTATTAGCGGCAACGCAACGGCTTGTCTACTAGCCCATGTGCAGGCAATGTTCTCCGGCTTTACTTCACTGTCGCGCCTCCACTTACTATCCTCCTAGTAGAATTGGAAGGAACCTTGGCGGTGCCTGCCATATAAGACTTGACCAGCACTACAGGCAAACCTGAAAGATTCTGCGCCTTTCTCCCGCCTTCCATTCGAAGCACTAGGTATCCAGCACAAAGCCCAATAGCCTGATTCTATCGATGTTTAGCCCCCTGTCAACAGGGGGTTCTCGGGTTCATGCTGAAAACAAATCCAAAATAAAGCCCGTTCATATCACTTAACCTAGTCAAAAGATAGTCAACAGGCcttcaccaactccctcagcacctcccccaccgcctcctcaccatcctctccgccgtcatctccatcactttcctcaccatctccttcaccatTTCCTTCACTGATATCACACCTCCactccatcttcatcccGGCCTCAGTGGTGGGTACGGTCTGGTCGGCcattgtgatggtggtgtggttggtcCTGGTGTAGTGCTCGGATTTGTGGCAATGGCGGGAAAGATGGGGTGCTGATGGAGGTAATATCAGCTAACGGTTTCAGTGACAGTGATAGATAAAAAGTTTCTCTACCAAAAGTCATCCCTTCCTcgttctcccccctccctcacacCGGCACCAACGGAACTGCATCCTCTTCCATCCCCGAGTTATCCCAGTTACCCCCCATTCTCTTCCTCGTtacctctctctccccgcAGTGTCATCTGGTTTCAGACTCTGGTGCCCATGTACCACCCTCACTGACCCAGCCCGTCGACCACCTCGGAAATGTTACCAATACCCTCGTGAATCCCTGTGACGGCTGCTAGGAATTGGGAAAACCCAAGACTGAAATGCGGCGAGGTCAAAGAGGGGCGTCATCGTAGGACAGGGGTTCGCGATAGTGGCTATAAAAGAAATGCCTGGAGCAGGAGCCGAAGGCGAAGCCGGGAAAGAAAACAACGGAGCCTGGCACAATAAAGAGAACGCGAGAGCTGTCGCAATTCAGCTTTGCTGAGCTGTTTGCGCACTCTATTGTTTTCGTCCTTCAAGATTCCATccttttgggaggggagaggattCTGCCACAAGCTTGTCCTGTTCGAGTTATTGGCGGGAAAGGGCGACTTCTTAGGCTCGGCATAGAGTTCTTGTTCTGATCAAAACAGACGCGCTTGCATCTTACTGCCTCCCTATTTTCCCACATACCTGCCCAGGCTGCTTCTTACCTTAGCTTATTGGCAAACAGCAATGCAAAGAATCCGCCTGTGGTGGTTAGTGTGTTTACTGTAGCAGACAATGCTGGAATGACTGCACCGGAAGCATGCTCATAGGCTGGTGGAGGACAACTGTTGGAGAGGGCGCTGCGGTCTGGCGGCAACGAGTCATGGGCCAGAGAAGGAACAGCAATGTGGCCTACACATAATCAAGGGATGAGGAATGAGGATAGTCAAGAGCCTTAACGAATAGTCGAAAGGCTTAAGGGATGAATTAAGACCTTGAATGAACTTGATAGCCATCAAAAGGTACTGGAGTAGCCTTCTCTAACTAATATTGCAAAAGTGTTAGAAGGGGTAGATGAGATATGAATTTAACTATGCCTGTTAGGTATGGACCCATTGTGCAATACGACTGTCTATCGTGGACCGAGGCCAGAGAATCAGTATCACTGAGCGGAGTCGCGTTAGaatttggtgttgttggtatgatgatgagacagacagaagaggaggtgctGTAACTATCTCGCTGCTAATGAATATTGGCTCTTACTCAAGGATGAGCAAACAGCGTGGGATGAGAAACACTCGGGCCCATTCAGTCTATCACGAGACCTTCAGATCGAAAGAACATAAGGAATCATGCATGGCCAAGACCATATGATTACCTAACATTGATCCCCGTCAGGGTCTCATGATCCATCAGATTTAGTGTCGTCACTCTGACTGGATTAGATCGCCGAGATTTTTGCAGAGCATGTGAATTGCATGATTTGTGAAGGAGGGTAACAgcgatgctgatgctgtccAATAATCGGTCTTCGGAGTTATGACGAATCACAACGCTATCGTCCTGTTTGCCCGTGAGGTAGAGGCTTTGTCGGTTGTGGACCATCACATCATCTCCAAGGGTGTTAATTTTCAGGTACCACGACATGATGAATTTACCTGTGGGTGTGTGTTGTCTGGACGGGCCGCAACAGGCACCGCTGGTAGGCGGCGGCATCTGAAACTGTCAATGACGTTGATGATTCAGCCATGCCAGTGAGCCCCCAGCAGGGAGGGAAATCAACGACGTCGTTGACTTGCCCCGCTTTTTTCCCAACCTTGGGGGCCTTAACTTgtcaccagccacagcaaGGTCTAGATTGAAACCTTTGCAGAGCTCATACCGTCACTAGGAAATATCACGATACTGGCAATGCCGACGTTTCTGGTGGACAACTTGCAGACTAATCGAGGATCCAAAAGCTCATCGGCAGTCGGTAGTGGTGGATCGCTTGCAAAAAGTGTGTGGGTCATGCTAACGTATGCCAAGAGCTGTCAGGTGGGGCTCTTTATTGGCCGGTCCTTTAGACGACAACGACTGGGCGAGGCTGAACAGCACCAATCAACAAACTGTTGCGCCCACCATTGGAGGTGCtctggaggggaggggcCAATGTGTAAGAGATGTATAGTCGGGAGGGGTTACGATAATGAGGTGATGAGTTGATGGACGGACCGGAATGCGACAGCGTTGACAGTTGGATGACTACCAATGGCCACGGTGAAGTGGTATCAGACGACAAATGCAGCAACTGAGATGCAGCCGGACCTATTGCGCCGGAGATGCTGAGTTTTCGTGACTGAGCTGCTTATTAACCTAAGTATCGTTGTCGGGTTTCTCGGAGGAGGGGCCGCAGTTCGAGAAATTTCTCGCTTTGGGCGCCTGGTCTCTGCTGTGCCTTGCTTTGGTCCCCTTGACCTGCCGCTTTCCGTCGCCTTGACTTGTCCGGATCAGTCCATGGTCCAAGACATCATCGACTTGTCCCCTGCGAAGAAATTGGTATAAGTTGTTCTCCCTCCCTTCGATTTCAGAGTACTACACCAGTCAACATCTCACAACCATTCCAAACGACTTGGGTATCTCTCGAataccacaacaacatcataACCCACCCCTTACCCACGAGACAACAGACACTAAGTCAACATGTCCCAGATTGTCCCACGCAACGACGCCTGGCGCACGCACCCGCCTCCGGGAAGCAACCAATACCTCAGCGACAATGGCTCCAACTGGCTCTTtgccgtcgccgccctcttcGGTGTCACCACATTGGGCCTTTTCGCCCACAAGTTCAAGGCCCGCAACGGTGAACGCTTCTTCCACtacctcttcatcatcgccgccttTGTCGGTCTCATCACCTACTATGCCCAGGCCTGCGATCTCGGCTGGGATGTGATCGCGCAGGCGAACCAGATCAACCGAAGCGGTCTCACCCGTCAAATCTTCTGGCCCAAGTATGTCTTCTGGGTTGTCGCCTTCCCCGCCGTCGTTATCGCTCTTGGTGTCCTCTCCGGTGTCTCCTGGGCCACCATCCTCTTTAACGTCTTCCTCACCTGGATCTGGCAGCTCAGctacctcgccgccgcctaCACTCCATCCAACTACAAGTGGGGCTTCTTCGCCTGGGGTCTTCTCGCtcatctcttcctcctctacTCTACTTTGATCCACAGCCGCAGGAACGCCACCCATGTTGGCATCCGCAGCGACTACACCAAGCTTACCGGCTATGCCAACTTCCTCTGGCTCATCTATCCC from Podospora pseudocomata strain CBS 415.72m chromosome 3, whole genome shotgun sequence includes:
- a CDS encoding hypothetical protein (EggNog:ENOG503NYUU; COG:S); its protein translation is MSQIVPRNDAWRTHPPPGSNQYLSDNGSNWLFAVAALFGVTTLGLFAHKFKARNGERFFHYLFIIAAFVGLITYYAQACDLGWDVIAQANQINRSGLTRQIFWPKYVFWVVAFPAVVIALGVLSGVSWATILFNVFLTWIWQLSYLAAAYTPSNYKWGFFAWGLLAHLFLLYSTLIHSRRNATHVGIRSDYTKLTGYANFLWLIYPIAWGLSDGGNVIGVTASFIWFGILDLLLIIGFAAFTIVLSRRWDYGRLNIAFTQYGRVPVHAGSFPEKNSPHANAAVAPSTRAAV